In Setaria viridis chromosome 5, Setaria_viridis_v4.0, whole genome shotgun sequence, the genomic stretch AGGGTGTATGTGCGTGCAATTACCCGAGTCTGCGTTTGtactactattttttttaaaaaaaagttgagtTGTTATGGATGACTTAGGATTGAAACATGATTTTCTGCATATAGGGTTTATTCGATTCATAGACTAACATGATCACGCCACACCTCCAGCATGCTACAATTTCTTAGGCAAGTGTTTACTTCACGCCGCAAAATTCCACTTGCCACAGTTTCTTAGTGCCGTGTCCCATGTGTCATGGGCTCAGTTTCTAGCCAAACTTTGTTGTTGAGCAAATTTTTTATGGTGTGTCACACTTTGCTAATTTTAGACATGACAAGCGTAGGTGTGAACCAAATAGGCCCTAAGCCTTGTCAGGTTAAAGCTTTTATGCAACTCTATGTAGTCCTTTAAACATACTTCGCAACAAATGCAAAACACTTATTGTTTCCTTCGTTCTTCGCATTACCCTCATTTTAGTACCGAGTAGGTTTCACCTTCAACTTGAACTAAAGACATTTGTAAGCTCTTatatataacaaaaaaaatgacaTTTGTAAGCCTACTGGCCCAGTTTTATGGAGCTTTCGGTCAAAACTAATAAACAAATTAAAAGCAAAAAAGGAAACTAATCTTAATAGAAACCCGGCCCCACCTGTCTGTCAACCCCAGAGGCGACGGAGAGTCGCTGACATGTGGGCTCGCACAACGCGCCGCGGGTCCTTCTTGCGTCAGCGGAGCACTTCCTCGTGGGCCCGGCTGTTTGTTAGGACTGCCCCGGGCCGGTGCGTAGGGCAACCTCGGCAAGGGCCTGCTGCGGATCGGAGCGGGTCGGGTTGGGGCGTGTGGCTGCGCTGCGTCGGCGATTCTCCCGGCGAACCAACGACGCCAGCCACACCCGAGCGAGCGGGGCAGAGAGGGAGCGCGTGGACGCGGCGCCCACCTCAGCCTGAGGGATCGAAGGGGGGCCTTCCCGTCCGCGTGGCGGCGCCTCTCGTTTTCGGCTCCCTGAGGAGGGATTTCTTTTCGTTTCGTGCGGCGAGTTCTTGGCCGTTTTGGCAGTTTACCCGGTTTCTTCTTCTTGGGGATTTTAGTCTGTCCCCCACCAGATTGGCTTGCGTTTCGGTTGGTTTAGGTGAAGCCTACTGTAAACAGCAGGTAATTCCGTTCTTGTTTCTTTCCCTAAAGATTTTCTGTCAATTTTTGTTTGATTTGGAGGGCCATCAGAGACCTCGTTTGCACGGTGGTTCCTTTGATGTTGTTTTTGCAGAGATCCCGcgactgatttttttttccttcagagAAACATTATCGTCGTTGTTGGAATTTGTGAACTCGTGTTAATTTCGTAGGATTTCCCCTAAAAATCTATTCTTTCTCCCGGCACAAGCATTCCGACCACAAACAATTTCATCGCCTCCCGCACCGCTCTTTCAAGATCTGTTTGAATTAGGTTATCTGGCATATACAGCTTTAAAACGAATCCGTCACGAAAGGGGGGAAAATAGAAAGGAACACAATAATGCATTTCGTTTTCGTGTAAAAAAGCAACACCTTTTGATGCCGAGCGAGCATTCCTTCTTTTCCAGTCGGAATACAATGTCGTACAAGGAAGAAAGAATGCGCCTTTTTTCCCCATCCTTTTTCGGTGCAATTGCGGTGTTGATAAGAAAAGCAAAGCCTTCCTCTACCAGTTTCGTTTGGGTTTTCTCGCCGTATTGATTTTGTACACGCATTGGTTTTCGCCTACTTTCTCCATGCGGCCACTTCCTTCCAATTCAGTGTACTAAATCCTCGTGACCTTGGTTTCAGGACGCCGTGAGCGTGAGGGATGGAGCACTGCTATTTGAGGCAGCCCCTCTCAAGGGCTGAAGCTATGCCCGAGAGGAGGTCCAGGTTCTGGCCGATGGAttcgccgccgacgccccgTGCAGAGGTCATCTGCCCCCAGCCTCGCCGCGCCACCCGCATTCCGTACGCTGTGGAAACCGTGAACAGAGCCAGCCCCAAGGCGAACGGGTTAGTTCTTTGATTATCTTCTGCCTTCCTTTGTTTACTGTAAGAGGTCCAGTTAGCTGTCTAGTGGCAAAAATGCAAACACTTGCCGTGAATGTCCTGGTGTATCTGGATCCAAGATTATAGTAGTGATTTTGGGTGGCACCATGACAGAAGTATATGAATTTGAATGTTGTATGGGTTGGTTGTGCAGATCGTGAGATATATATGCTACTACATTGCGTAGTGTTAATTGAATTGCACAATTGACGTACAGAGGCAGGCCTTTCCTATTCTAGGCACAATAGAGCTATATGTGGTAGTGGTATAGAAAATGATTCAGTACACAGCATATCATTCACGAGCTTGTCATACAAATAAAGGGCACTGGTACGAATACGACAGTATTTCTGGTTTGCTTTGCCTGAATTACGAAAGGAATCCGTTACAAGGGTAACTGCCTGTCTAACTGTTGTAATCTATCCTGTTGGATGTTTTCGATGACGATTAGTCTAGTACTGATCATGACGTCCTTTGCTTAACCTTTACTCCATGACTGCAGTGCATTCCCATTGTACAGATCAGACTCCACTTCTGATGTACTTGATCTTATCCTCAGTAAGGTAATTATTGAAAAGATCATTCATTGATTGAATGAAATAAGGCAAACTCCCAAGCATGATTAAATTGATATCCAACTTTCTGTTTTTCAGAATGACCCAGATGGATATTCGAGCAGCCAGGTGGGCTTTTTATGTGGCTCGCCTCCAGTACGCACTAACAACCCTGTCATCCATGATCCACTGTTTGGTGAAAGAGTACCATCCTTTTCTCCTTTAGGAAGCTCCTTTGGCAAAACGCTAGCAGGAAGAGTTGAAGTAGGTTCTCCATCTTGCGGCGTTAGCAGCAGCCCAAAAGTAAGAATAGAAGGTTTTGCTTGTGGGAACTCGGAGACCCACTATGCAGTTACCTTTGTCTGAGCATTTTGTTGTTCTGTTTCTGTTTCCGCCCTTTGCTCCTGGGTAATCACTATGGCGGTGCAGGATATAAGTAGTACCTTTAAGCTAGCCTGA encodes the following:
- the LOC117857555 gene encoding uncharacterized protein yields the protein MEHCYLRQPLSRAEAMPERRSRFWPMDSPPTPRAEVICPQPRRATRIPYAVETVNRASPKANGAFPLYRSDSTSDVLDLILSKNDPDGYSSSQVGFLCGSPPVRTNNPVIHDPLFGERVPSFSPLGSSFGKTLAGRVEVGSPSCGVSSSPKVRIEGFACGNSETHYAVTFV